Below is a window of Candidatus Aegiribacteria sp. DNA.
GAACATTTCAGTTAAAAGGAATGCACTATGAGCATATTGGATTCATTGGGAAGTGGAGAACAAAGTGGGAGTACTATCTCCGGAGTTGCTGCAGGTATTGTTACCAACAATCAGGATACGGATGATCTTGGGAGAGTTAAATTAACATTCCCCTGGCTTTCGGATGAAAATGAAACTGATTGGGTACGTATTGCCACCTTCATGGCAGGTCCTGATAGAGGGAGTTTCTTTCTTCCCGAAGTAGATGATGAAGTACTCGTTGCTTTTGAAAATGGTGATATTCATCGCCCTTATGTAATTGGAGTGCTCTGGAACGGGAGACATGCGCCACCAGAGACAAACAGTGATGGGAATAACAATATCAGAAAGATACGTTCCCGGAGCGGTCATGAGATTATCTTTAATGATGACGATAGTGCAAGGCAGGAAAAGATAGAAATCCGGACCAATGCGGGACATAAGGTAATCCTTGATGACTCAGCAGGTGGGGAAAAAATAGAAATTATCGATAAGACAGGTAATAATAAGATCGTTATTGACTCTGTTCAAAATTCAATAAATATGGAAAGTGCTATGCAACTCACGATCAAGGCAAATGTGATAGAAATTGAAGGTACCACATCCCTGACAATTAAATCAAACGCTATTGTGACAATTCAGGGATTACCAGTTAAAATAAACTAGGAGAATGTTGGAATGCCGCTGGCAGCACGGGTGGGAGATATGACATCCCATGGAACTCCTTTAGGTCCGGGACCGGGAAGTCCGAATGTACTCATTGGAGGAATGCCTGCATGGAGAGCAACAACTGATATGCA
It encodes the following:
- a CDS encoding phage baseplate assembly protein V; this encodes MSILDSLGSGEQSGSTISGVAAGIVTNNQDTDDLGRVKLTFPWLSDENETDWVRIATFMAGPDRGSFFLPEVDDEVLVAFENGDIHRPYVIGVLWNGRHAPPETNSDGNNNIRKIRSRSGHEIIFNDDDSARQEKIEIRTNAGHKVILDDSAGGEKIEIIDKTGNNKIVIDSVQNSINMESAMQLTIKANVIEIEGTTSLTIKSNAIVTIQGLPVKIN